DNA from Cutibacterium acnes:
CCCCAGAACCGCGCCATGAGCCGGAACAGGGTCGTCTTGCCAGTCCCCGAGGGGCCGACAATGGCCGTCAAACCCCCCGCTGGAGCAGTGAACGTGACGTCATGGACGACCGGGTGCTCCTTGTCATAACCGAAGGAGACGTCCTCGAGGGACACCTCACCGGGAGCTGTCATGTCGCTCGGGGCCTCGGGCTCGGGCAGCACCTCCGCCGAGAGGATCTCGTCGACCTCACTGACCGGCTTGCGCGCGGTCTCGACGGACAGAGCAGCCGAGACGACGTCCTCCAACACCTTGGCGTAGCGCAGCGAGACGCCGACGAAAGCGACCGTCGCGACCGGGGCGAGGGTGCCGTTGCTGCCCATGCGCGCGGCCAGCACGATGAGGACGACCGCGACCGCCTGGGCACCCAGACCCGAGAGGAAGTTCGCCGTCACGCCCAGCCCCAGACACTTACGAGCGGCGCGTTCATTGGCCCGGCGTGCATTCCGAAGCGGCTCGTAGCCCTCGGCTCGTCCGGCGGCCCTCAGCACTGGTTGGGTCTCACAGAACTCGACGATGCGGGCAGCCAGTTCCTGCTCGGTCGGCTGGACCACCGACTCACCGCGAAGCCACAAGGCCCGCGAGGCGATCATAATCAGACACATCGCAGGCATCGAGATGAGCAGGGACAACCCCAACTGCCACGACCAGAACCACGAGAGCACCATCATGACGACGGTGGTCGCGGCACCGCGCACGAGTGGGGCGGTGAAATGTGCCAACCCCTCGCCCAGGTGCATGAGTCCCTGAATGAGAAGGCGGGACAGGCGGCCGAGGAAACTCGAGCGGAACCATCCCAGTGGCAGGCTCGCCACCTGGTCGCCGATGCGCACGCTGAGTTTTCCCATGACATCCATCGCGGCGAGATAGCCGATCGTCGACTGGAAGTACGTCACGACGGCCCCGGCAACGGCCAAGGCGGCGAGCACCCACACCCAGCCCTGCCAGGTCAGTCCCATCGAGGATCCACCCTCGACGAATGCCGTGATCGTCGGGATGACGGCAAACAGGCCAACCCCCTCGAGGGTTCCCTG
Protein-coding regions in this window:
- a CDS encoding ABC transporter ATP-binding protein, whose amino-acid sequence is MTTTMNSRLSWAGDILLLNTFRPLLTEEGAAKFRRSLWLAGLQGTLEGVGLFAVIPTITAFVEGGSSMGLTWQGWVWVLAALAVAGAVVTYFQSTIGYLAAMDVMGKLSVRIGDQVASLPLGWFRSSFLGRLSRLLIQGLMHLGEGLAHFTAPLVRGAATTVVMMVLSWFWSWQLGLSLLISMPAMCLIMIASRALWLRGESVVQPTEQELAARIVEFCETQPVLRAAGRAEGYEPLRNARRANERAARKCLGLGVTANFLSGLGAQAVAVVLIVLAARMGSNGTLAPVATVAFVGVSLRYAKVLEDVVSAALSVETARKPVSEVDEILSAEVLPEPEAPSDMTAPGEVSLEDVSFGYDKEHPVVHDVTFTAPAGGLTAIVGPSGTGKTTLFRLMARFWGVDLGTVRVGGLDVRDQTTEQLMSQLAMVFQDVYLYDSTLAENIRIGAPDATDEQVWKAGSLAGVDEIAARLPGGWDASVGEGGRRLSGGERQRVPVARALLKRAPILLFDEATSALDPEDEAHVEAALAQLRESSTILVIAHKLDTIRSADRIVVIDRNGRVCQVGTHDDLIASGGVYADLWHARERAEGWSLVGRE